A part of Streptomyces sp. NBC_01497 genomic DNA contains:
- a CDS encoding IS630 family transposase codes for MAYGHKTEHRLRVRAQIILHAARGRSNARNARETGLHLDTVRAWRGRFAHGGLPALADHKRSGRPARFNPVQIAEAKALACQLPAETGVPLSRWSCPELAAELTARGITDSVSASTVRRWLREDALKPWQYRSWIFIRDPNFRAKAQRVLDLYARTFEDVPLGEDEYVVSSDEKTSVQARCRCHPTLAPGRARAMRVNHEYGRGGALAYLAAYDVHRAKVFGRCEPKTGIIPFMNLVEQVMATEPYAGAKRVFWVVDNGSSHRGQRAIDRLASRFPNAVMVHTPVHASWTNQIEIFFSVVQRKVDQPNDFTDLTQVRDRLRAFEDRYNPTAQPFQWRFTTSDLDDLLARLDRHTPADRQEESSVALAA; via the coding sequence ATGGCCTACGGCCACAAGACCGAGCACCGACTGCGGGTCCGCGCGCAGATCATCCTGCACGCGGCACGGGGGCGCTCCAACGCGCGGAACGCCCGCGAGACGGGCCTGCACCTGGACACGGTCCGTGCCTGGCGGGGCCGGTTCGCCCACGGCGGGCTGCCGGCCCTGGCCGACCACAAGCGCTCAGGGCGCCCGGCCCGCTTCAACCCCGTGCAAATCGCCGAGGCCAAGGCGCTGGCCTGCCAGTTACCCGCCGAGACCGGCGTACCGTTGTCGCGCTGGTCCTGCCCAGAGCTGGCCGCCGAGCTGACCGCGCGCGGGATCACCGACAGCGTCTCCGCGTCCACAGTGCGCCGCTGGCTGCGCGAGGACGCACTCAAGCCCTGGCAGTACCGGTCCTGGATCTTTATCCGCGACCCCAACTTCCGCGCCAAGGCCCAGCGTGTCCTTGACCTGTATGCCCGCACGTTCGAGGACGTCCCGCTGGGCGAGGACGAGTACGTCGTCTCCAGCGACGAGAAGACCTCCGTCCAAGCCCGCTGCCGCTGCCACCCGACCCTGGCCCCGGGCCGGGCCCGGGCGATGCGCGTCAACCACGAGTACGGCCGCGGCGGCGCGCTGGCCTACCTCGCCGCCTACGACGTCCACCGCGCCAAGGTCTTCGGGCGTTGCGAGCCCAAGACCGGCATCATCCCCTTCATGAACCTGGTCGAGCAGGTCATGGCCACCGAGCCCTACGCCGGTGCGAAACGCGTCTTCTGGGTCGTCGACAACGGCTCCTCCCACCGCGGCCAACGGGCTATCGACCGCCTGGCCAGCAGGTTTCCGAACGCCGTCATGGTCCACACCCCCGTCCACGCCTCCTGGACGAACCAGATCGAGATCTTCTTCTCCGTCGTTCAGCGCAAGGTCGACCAACCCAACGACTTCACGGACCTGACCCAGGTCCGGGACCGGCTCAGAGCGTTCGAAGACCGCTACAACCCCACGGCACAGCCGTTCCAGTGGAGGTTCACCACCTCCGACCTGGACGATCTACTGGCCCGGCTCGACCGACACACACCCGCCGACCGACAAGAAGAATCCTCCGTCGCCCTGGCAGCCTGA
- a CDS encoding cupin domain-containing protein produces MPFIRSDEAVVHEIHGGRFVSYVRPDTGSRDLAAWRGEVPAGMVGPAHTISHEETFYVLSGRLWITIAGESAELGVGDAAVAPAGSELAVANTTDQPAHMWVTTRVGLSAKLADGSTVTPPWTH; encoded by the coding sequence ATGCCCTTCATCCGCAGTGACGAGGCCGTCGTGCACGAGATCCATGGCGGCCGCTTCGTTTCCTACGTCCGCCCGGACACGGGCAGCCGGGACCTCGCCGCATGGCGCGGCGAGGTCCCGGCCGGAATGGTGGGTCCGGCCCACACGATCAGTCATGAGGAGACGTTCTACGTTCTATCCGGCCGCCTCTGGATCACCATCGCCGGCGAGAGCGCCGAACTCGGCGTCGGTGACGCAGCCGTGGCTCCGGCAGGCTCCGAGCTGGCGGTTGCCAATACCACCGACCAGCCCGCGCACATGTGGGTCACTACACGGGTCGGACTCAGCGCCAAGCTGGCCGACGGCAGCACCGTCACGCCGCCCTGGACTCATTAG
- a CDS encoding MarR family winged helix-turn-helix transcriptional regulator, which produces MDDALAFSALVLALSGQLVQEIHARVSQQGFEDLRPAHGFAFARISLGGSTTANLAEHLGVTKQAAAQLVEELVRKGYVVRHPHPHDARARLLGLTEAGWAATRAADEAARAAVAPWREALGEARFSELVADLTRLTPPGPIRPAW; this is translated from the coding sequence ATGGATGACGCTCTGGCCTTCTCCGCACTCGTGCTGGCACTCTCGGGACAGTTGGTGCAGGAGATCCACGCTCGCGTGTCCCAGCAGGGATTCGAGGACCTGCGGCCTGCACACGGCTTCGCCTTTGCCCGCATCTCCCTGGGCGGCTCCACTACGGCCAACCTGGCCGAACACCTGGGGGTGACCAAACAGGCCGCCGCCCAGCTGGTCGAGGAGCTGGTCCGCAAGGGGTACGTTGTGCGACATCCACACCCCCACGATGCCCGCGCCCGGCTCTTGGGGCTGACCGAGGCCGGCTGGGCCGCCACTCGCGCCGCCGACGAGGCAGCCCGGGCTGCCGTCGCGCCATGGCGAGAGGCGCTGGGCGAAGCGCGCTTCAGTGAACTTGTCGCCGACTTGACCCGACTTACGCCACCGGGGCCGATCCGCCCCGCCTGGTGA